A single genomic interval of Arthrobacter sp. NicSoilB8 harbors:
- a CDS encoding CoA-acylating methylmalonate-semialdehyde dehydrogenase yields MVRELSHYIDGQRVDGTSGRFSDVYDPCTGEVQARLPLASAEEVRNVIASAEKGQLEWAAMNPQRRGRILLKFVDLVNQNMDELATLLSSEHGKTFLDAKGDIQRGIEVVEFSAGAPHLLKGEFSDSAGTGVDVHSMRQPLGVVAGITPFNFPAMIPLWKSGPALAAGNAFILKPSERDPSVPLRLAELFTEAGLPDGVFNVVNGDKEAVDALLEDPRVQAIGFVGSTPIAQYIYATAAANGKRAQCFGGAKNHMVIMPDADLDMAADALIGAGFGSAGERCMAISVAVPVGRKTADALVEKLQERIAGLKVGHSLAKDSDFGPVVAPSAKERIEGYIASGVEEGASLLTDGRGLKVDGYDGGFWVGPTLFDNVTKDMKIYKEEIFGPVLSVLRAHDYDEALRLCSEHEFGNGVAIFTRDGDAARDFASRVQVGMVGINVPIPVPIAYYTFGGWKASGFGDLNQHGADAFRFYTKTKTVTTRWPSGIRQGASFVMPEGS; encoded by the coding sequence ATGGTTCGAGAGCTATCCCACTACATCGACGGTCAGCGGGTGGACGGCACCTCCGGCCGGTTCAGCGATGTGTACGATCCCTGCACGGGCGAGGTCCAGGCCCGGCTGCCGCTGGCCAGCGCGGAGGAAGTGCGCAATGTGATTGCCAGCGCGGAAAAGGGCCAGCTGGAGTGGGCCGCCATGAACCCCCAGCGCCGCGGACGGATCCTGCTCAAGTTCGTGGACCTGGTCAACCAGAACATGGATGAGCTCGCCACGTTGCTGTCCTCCGAGCACGGCAAGACCTTCCTCGATGCCAAGGGCGACATCCAGCGCGGCATCGAAGTCGTCGAATTCTCCGCAGGGGCCCCGCACCTGCTCAAGGGCGAATTCTCGGACAGCGCCGGCACCGGCGTGGACGTGCACTCGATGCGCCAGCCGCTCGGCGTCGTCGCCGGCATCACGCCGTTCAACTTCCCGGCCATGATCCCGCTCTGGAAGTCGGGGCCGGCCCTCGCCGCCGGCAACGCGTTCATCCTCAAGCCCTCCGAGCGTGACCCCTCCGTGCCGCTCCGCCTGGCCGAGCTCTTCACCGAGGCGGGCCTGCCCGACGGCGTGTTCAACGTGGTCAACGGGGACAAGGAAGCGGTGGACGCCCTGCTGGAGGACCCCCGGGTCCAGGCCATCGGCTTCGTCGGGTCCACACCAATTGCCCAGTACATCTACGCCACCGCCGCGGCAAACGGCAAGCGCGCCCAGTGCTTCGGCGGCGCCAAGAACCACATGGTGATCATGCCGGACGCGGACCTCGACATGGCCGCGGATGCCCTTATCGGGGCCGGCTTCGGCTCCGCAGGCGAGCGCTGCATGGCGATCTCGGTGGCGGTTCCGGTCGGCCGGAAGACCGCGGACGCCCTCGTGGAGAAGCTGCAGGAGCGGATCGCAGGCCTCAAGGTCGGCCACAGCCTCGCCAAGGATTCCGACTTCGGCCCGGTCGTGGCACCCTCCGCGAAGGAGCGGATCGAAGGCTACATCGCCTCCGGCGTCGAGGAAGGCGCCAGCCTCCTCACGGACGGCCGCGGGCTGAAGGTGGATGGCTATGACGGCGGCTTCTGGGTGGGTCCCACCCTGTTCGACAACGTCACCAAGGACATGAAGATTTACAAGGAAGAGATCTTCGGCCCGGTGCTCAGCGTGCTCCGCGCCCACGACTACGACGAGGCACTCCGGCTCTGCAGTGAGCACGAGTTCGGCAACGGCGTGGCCATCTTTACCCGCGACGGCGACGCCGCCCGCGACTTCGCCAGCCGGGTCCAGGTGGGCATGGTGGGCATCAACGTCCCCATCCCCGTGCCGATCGCCTACTACACCTTCGGCGGCTGGAAGGCCTCGGGCTTCGGCGACCTGAACCAGCACGGCGCTGATGCCTTCCGCTTCTACACGAAGACCAAGACGGTCACCACCCGCTGGCCCTCCGGCATCCGCCAGGGCGCCAGCTTCGTGATGCCGGAAGGCAGCTGA
- the mmsB gene encoding 3-hydroxyisobutyrate dehydrogenase encodes MPETTPQEGRIAFLGLGHMGGPMAVNLVKAGYSVTGFDVVPAALDAAREHGIPTAGTAAEAAAGAGVVLTMLPSGKHLLDAYRGTDGQPGLLAAAAPGTMFLDCSTINVDEAREAAELAVAAGHRAVDAPVSGGVVGAEAGTLTFMVGALPEDFEAVRPLLDVMGKRVVQCGGHGAGQAAKICNNMILGVSMIAVSEAFVLGEKLGLTHQALFDVASAASGQCWALTTNCPVPGPVPTSPANRDYQPGFAGALMAKDLKLALNALQSTGVAARLGPLASEIYDTFAAEGGAGRDFSGIITDIREKSESGTSEAGTHGH; translated from the coding sequence ATGCCTGAGACCACACCACAGGAAGGCCGCATCGCTTTCCTCGGGCTCGGCCACATGGGCGGCCCGATGGCCGTCAACCTGGTCAAGGCCGGGTACAGCGTGACCGGGTTCGACGTCGTGCCGGCGGCGCTGGACGCCGCCCGGGAGCACGGCATCCCGACCGCCGGGACGGCAGCGGAGGCCGCGGCGGGCGCCGGGGTCGTGCTGACGATGCTGCCCAGCGGCAAGCACCTCCTCGATGCCTACCGCGGCACCGACGGCCAGCCCGGCCTGCTGGCCGCTGCGGCGCCGGGCACCATGTTCCTCGACTGTTCCACGATCAACGTGGACGAGGCCCGCGAGGCCGCGGAACTCGCGGTGGCGGCAGGCCACCGTGCCGTCGACGCTCCGGTGTCCGGAGGCGTGGTGGGGGCCGAGGCGGGGACGCTGACGTTCATGGTCGGCGCGCTCCCGGAGGATTTCGAGGCGGTCAGGCCGCTGCTGGACGTCATGGGTAAGCGGGTGGTCCAATGCGGCGGGCACGGCGCGGGCCAGGCGGCCAAGATCTGCAACAACATGATCCTGGGCGTCTCGATGATCGCCGTCAGCGAGGCGTTCGTGCTCGGCGAGAAGCTCGGGCTGACCCACCAGGCGCTGTTCGACGTCGCCTCCGCGGCGTCGGGGCAGTGCTGGGCGCTGACCACCAACTGTCCCGTGCCGGGGCCGGTCCCGACCAGCCCCGCCAACCGCGATTACCAGCCCGGCTTCGCCGGGGCGCTCATGGCCAAGGACCTCAAGCTGGCGCTCAACGCGCTCCAGAGCACCGGCGTCGCGGCCCGGCTCGGCCCGCTCGCATCCGAAATTTACGATACCTTTGCCGCGGAAGGCGGTGCCGGCCGGGACTTCTCCGGCATCATCACCGACATCCGGGAAAAGTCGGAATCCGGCACATCGGAAGCCGGCACGCACGGGCACTAG
- a CDS encoding enoyl-CoA hydratase/isomerase family protein yields MADQEADETADVLFERRGRLGVVTLNRPKAVNALTAGMAAAMLDQLRLWADDDAVAAVLVRGAGDRGLCAGGDIVAIYRDMLDGGDATADFWAIEYRLNLLISEYPKPYVAFMDGLVLGGGVGISAHGSVRIVTERTRSGMPETTIGFVPDVGGTLLLSRSPGETGTHAALTGAHLSGADALFLGLADYFVPSGRLPELAAALETEPADAAVARFAEPAPPSGLAGQREWIDVCYSSDDAGEIVRRLRTIGGEAAAEAADTITAKSPTAVKVALASLHRVRGLSLAEALEQEYRVGLRFLAGPDFREGIRAQVVDKDRTPHWQPAILADVTNEDVESYFAPLGDRELRLSSKEKNNA; encoded by the coding sequence ATGGCGGATCAGGAGGCCGACGAGACCGCCGACGTCCTGTTCGAGCGCCGCGGCCGCCTCGGCGTCGTGACGCTGAACCGGCCCAAGGCCGTCAACGCGCTCACCGCCGGAATGGCTGCCGCGATGCTGGACCAGCTCAGGCTCTGGGCCGACGACGACGCCGTCGCGGCGGTACTGGTCCGCGGCGCCGGCGACCGCGGCCTGTGCGCGGGGGGCGATATCGTGGCCATCTACCGGGACATGCTCGACGGCGGGGACGCCACCGCGGACTTCTGGGCGATCGAGTACCGGCTGAACCTGCTCATCTCCGAGTACCCCAAGCCCTACGTCGCCTTCATGGACGGGCTGGTCCTGGGCGGCGGGGTGGGCATCTCCGCGCACGGCTCGGTGCGGATCGTCACCGAACGCACCCGCTCGGGCATGCCGGAAACGACCATCGGGTTCGTGCCCGACGTCGGCGGGACGCTCCTGCTGTCCCGCTCGCCCGGGGAGACCGGCACGCACGCGGCCCTGACCGGCGCCCACCTGAGCGGGGCGGACGCGCTGTTCCTGGGCCTCGCCGATTACTTTGTGCCCTCGGGCCGGCTGCCGGAATTGGCGGCAGCGCTCGAAACCGAACCTGCGGACGCCGCCGTCGCACGGTTCGCCGAACCCGCGCCGCCGTCAGGTCTCGCCGGACAGCGCGAGTGGATCGACGTCTGCTACTCCAGTGATGACGCCGGGGAGATCGTTCGCCGGCTGCGCACTATTGGGGGAGAAGCAGCCGCCGAGGCCGCGGACACGATCACCGCCAAATCACCGACGGCCGTGAAAGTGGCGCTGGCATCCCTGCACCGGGTCCGCGGACTGAGTTTGGCGGAGGCCCTGGAACAGGAGTACAGGGTGGGCCTGAGGTTCCTTGCCGGCCCCGACTTCCGCGAGGGCATCCGGGCGCAGGTGGTGGACAAGGACCGCACGCCACACTGGCAGCCCGCCATCCTCGCAGACGTGACGAACGAGGACGTCGAGTCCTACTTTGCGCCGCTGGGCGACCGTGAACTGCGGCTCTCTTCAAAGGAGAAGAACAATGCCTGA
- a CDS encoding enoyl-CoA hydratase → MTEQYANILVERRGRVGLVTLNRPEALNALNKATMEELVQAVTAMDADPAVGAVVVTGSAKAFAAGADIKEMQSKGYMDMYAADWFRGWEDFTRLRIPVVAAVSGFALGGGCELAMMCDFIIAGDTAKFGQPEINLGVLPGMGGSQRLTRAVGKAKAMDMILTGRFMDADEAERAGLVSRVVPAADVVEEALKAAAVIASKSKPVAMVAKEAVNAAFETGLAQGVLFERRVFHSLFATEDQKEGMAAFTEKRQPEFNHR, encoded by the coding sequence ATGACGGAACAGTACGCGAACATCCTGGTGGAGCGCCGCGGCCGTGTGGGCCTCGTGACGCTCAATCGGCCCGAGGCCCTGAATGCTCTGAACAAGGCCACGATGGAGGAACTCGTGCAGGCCGTCACCGCGATGGACGCGGACCCGGCGGTGGGTGCGGTGGTGGTAACCGGTTCGGCGAAGGCCTTCGCCGCCGGCGCGGACATCAAGGAAATGCAGTCCAAGGGCTACATGGACATGTACGCGGCGGACTGGTTCCGCGGCTGGGAGGACTTCACCCGGCTGCGCATCCCCGTTGTGGCGGCCGTGTCCGGGTTCGCGCTGGGCGGCGGCTGCGAGCTGGCGATGATGTGCGATTTCATCATCGCCGGGGACACCGCCAAGTTCGGCCAGCCGGAAATCAATCTCGGCGTGCTCCCGGGCATGGGCGGCTCGCAGCGGCTCACCCGCGCGGTGGGCAAAGCCAAAGCGATGGACATGATCCTGACCGGCCGCTTCATGGACGCCGATGAAGCCGAGCGGGCGGGCCTGGTGTCCCGTGTGGTTCCGGCGGCCGACGTCGTCGAGGAGGCGCTGAAGGCTGCCGCGGTGATCGCGTCCAAATCCAAACCCGTGGCGATGGTGGCCAAGGAGGCCGTGAACGCGGCGTTCGAGACCGGTCTTGCCCAGGGCGTGCTGTTTGAGCGGCGGGTGTTCCACTCGCTGTTTGCCACCGAGGACCAGAAGGAAGGCATGGCCGCCTTCACCGAGAAGCGGCAGCCGGAGTTCAACCACCGCTGA
- a CDS encoding cytochrome P450: protein MPSATVPIPQPPPRPVVGNLPDIDSSKGILGLVEVAEQYGPIVRIQFFNRSIVALSSQELVNEVCDESRFGKVLGVALREVRQFAGDGLFTAETQEPNWQKAHRILMPAFGPAALKRMFVGMDDIVEQLLLKWERLGPTARIDVPDNTTRLTLDTIALCSFKYRFNSLYREEMHPFVGAMVRALVESGDRARRLPVQNKIMLRRRHQLEEDNALMFEVAEQMISDRRRNPSPAGSEDILDTMLNAADPVTGERLSDENIRYQMVTFLIAGHETTSGLLSFTLYELMRHPAVLAKAHAVVDEVLGTESARFEHLPRLGYLDQILKETLRLWPTAPAFNVAPFEDTTLGGRYEVPAGQPIMVLLPRLHRDKAAWGEDAGIFDPERFSPERAAAIPANAWKPFGNGQRSCIGRGFALQEAMLFLAKLLQRFDITPADPGYELQIKHTLTMKPEGLFIHVRRRDVRIAAASDAAADHARQAETPSAAPNGIPIRVLYGSNAGTSQDFAQRIANDAGRRGYSPTIGPLDEAAGGLPTEGLVAIVASSYEGQPPDNARKFMAWTEGLPPGSLTGVRYTVFGNGNKDWARTYQQVPKAIDARLEAAGAGRIYPRGEANARGDFFGDFDEWYAGFWSAVDAALGQKTSPPAAQPQLELQFVGNVRDPLLRQNGLALGTVVANRELVDLAKPGARSKRHVEIALPEGMSYRTGDYLAVLPLNPSGLVQRALARFNLDYDSHVLLSMERGDTFLPTGAPVAVGELLSSYVELAVPATRTQLEDLADVAADPAHRRDLEALARDRERHAAEILDKRVSLLDLLETYPSCQLSFTSFLQLLTQLTPRRYSISSSPLWSPDHATLTFAVVQAPAWSGRGIFEGASSTYLAQARPGSRIAVTVRPSNAAFHPPASLAVPLIMVCAGTGLAPFRGFIQDRALRAQADGLAPAPALLFFGCRAPDTDFLYHDELAAWADEANLDLRPVFSTAPEDGMKYVQERLWADRADVVELVKQGATVYVCGDGKHMAPQVRETCALIYQEATGASKADAEAWMDEVERTHGRYVADIFT from the coding sequence ATGCCTTCAGCCACCGTCCCCATACCGCAGCCTCCCCCGCGGCCGGTAGTGGGCAACTTGCCCGACATCGACTCGAGCAAGGGCATTCTGGGGCTGGTCGAAGTGGCCGAGCAGTACGGCCCCATCGTCCGAATTCAGTTTTTCAACCGCAGCATCGTCGCCCTCTCCTCCCAGGAGCTCGTCAACGAGGTGTGCGACGAATCCCGCTTTGGCAAGGTGCTCGGCGTCGCCCTCCGGGAGGTGCGGCAATTCGCCGGCGATGGCCTGTTCACCGCGGAAACACAGGAGCCCAACTGGCAAAAGGCGCACCGGATCCTCATGCCGGCGTTTGGGCCAGCGGCGCTAAAGCGGATGTTCGTGGGCATGGACGACATCGTCGAGCAACTGCTGCTGAAGTGGGAAAGGCTTGGCCCCACTGCCCGGATCGACGTTCCGGACAACACCACCCGCCTGACGCTGGACACGATCGCCCTGTGCTCGTTCAAATACCGGTTCAACAGTCTCTACCGGGAGGAGATGCATCCCTTCGTCGGGGCCATGGTCCGCGCCCTGGTCGAATCCGGGGACCGGGCCCGCAGGCTCCCGGTGCAGAACAAGATCATGCTGCGCCGGCGTCACCAGCTCGAGGAAGACAACGCCCTGATGTTCGAGGTCGCCGAGCAGATGATCAGCGACCGGCGGCGCAATCCCAGCCCGGCGGGCAGCGAGGACATCCTCGACACCATGCTCAACGCGGCGGACCCGGTGACCGGCGAGCGGCTGTCGGATGAGAACATCCGCTATCAGATGGTCACCTTCCTGATCGCCGGGCATGAGACCACGAGCGGCCTGCTGTCCTTCACCCTCTACGAGCTGATGCGGCATCCGGCGGTTCTTGCCAAGGCGCACGCCGTGGTGGACGAGGTCCTGGGCACCGAAAGCGCCAGGTTCGAGCACCTGCCCCGACTGGGATACCTGGACCAGATCCTCAAGGAAACGCTCCGGCTCTGGCCCACCGCCCCCGCGTTCAACGTGGCTCCGTTCGAGGACACGACGCTGGGCGGCCGCTATGAAGTTCCCGCGGGCCAGCCCATCATGGTCCTGCTCCCGCGGCTGCACCGGGACAAGGCGGCGTGGGGCGAGGACGCCGGCATCTTCGACCCGGAGCGGTTCTCGCCCGAGCGGGCCGCGGCGATCCCCGCGAATGCGTGGAAGCCCTTCGGCAACGGGCAGCGCTCCTGCATCGGCCGGGGCTTTGCCCTGCAGGAGGCCATGCTCTTCCTGGCCAAGCTCCTGCAGCGCTTCGACATCACCCCGGCGGACCCGGGCTATGAACTGCAGATCAAGCACACGCTGACGATGAAACCGGAAGGACTGTTCATCCATGTGCGCCGGCGGGACGTCCGGATCGCCGCCGCCAGTGATGCCGCCGCCGACCATGCCCGGCAGGCGGAAACGCCGAGCGCCGCCCCCAACGGCATCCCGATCCGGGTGCTCTACGGCTCCAACGCCGGCACGTCCCAGGACTTCGCCCAGCGCATTGCCAACGACGCCGGACGGCGCGGTTACAGCCCCACCATCGGCCCGCTCGACGAGGCGGCCGGCGGGCTGCCGACGGAGGGGCTCGTCGCGATCGTGGCCTCCTCCTACGAGGGGCAGCCGCCGGACAACGCCCGAAAATTCATGGCCTGGACCGAAGGCCTGCCGCCGGGCAGCCTCACCGGGGTGCGGTACACGGTTTTCGGCAACGGCAACAAGGACTGGGCGCGAACGTACCAGCAGGTGCCCAAGGCAATCGATGCCCGGCTCGAGGCCGCCGGCGCCGGACGGATCTATCCCCGGGGCGAGGCCAACGCCCGCGGCGACTTCTTCGGCGATTTCGATGAGTGGTACGCGGGATTCTGGTCTGCCGTCGACGCCGCCCTCGGGCAGAAGACCAGCCCGCCGGCCGCGCAGCCCCAGCTTGAACTTCAGTTCGTGGGCAACGTCCGGGATCCGCTGCTGCGCCAAAACGGCCTGGCCCTCGGCACCGTCGTCGCCAACCGGGAACTTGTCGATCTGGCCAAGCCGGGCGCCCGGTCCAAACGGCATGTCGAAATCGCCCTGCCCGAAGGGATGAGCTACCGGACCGGCGACTATCTGGCCGTCCTGCCGCTGAATCCCAGCGGACTCGTCCAGCGCGCCCTGGCCCGCTTCAACCTCGACTACGACTCGCACGTCCTGCTGAGCATGGAGCGCGGAGACACGTTCCTGCCCACCGGCGCGCCTGTGGCCGTGGGCGAACTGCTGAGCAGCTACGTCGAGCTCGCCGTCCCGGCGACGCGCACGCAGCTCGAGGACCTGGCCGATGTCGCGGCGGATCCCGCACACCGGAGGGACCTTGAGGCCCTGGCGCGGGACCGCGAGCGTCACGCGGCCGAGATCCTCGACAAGCGCGTCTCCCTCCTGGATCTGCTGGAAACGTATCCTTCGTGCCAGCTGTCGTTCACCTCGTTCCTGCAGCTGCTGACCCAGCTGACGCCCCGGCGGTATTCCATTTCCTCGTCCCCGCTGTGGAGCCCTGACCACGCAACCTTGACGTTCGCCGTCGTCCAGGCACCGGCGTGGTCGGGCCGCGGCATCTTCGAAGGGGCCTCGTCGACCTATCTTGCCCAGGCCAGGCCGGGATCACGGATCGCGGTGACCGTGCGCCCCTCGAATGCGGCCTTCCACCCGCCCGCATCCTTGGCGGTCCCGCTCATCATGGTCTGCGCCGGAACCGGGCTGGCGCCGTTCCGTGGCTTCATCCAGGACCGGGCGCTGCGGGCCCAGGCCGACGGGTTGGCGCCGGCACCAGCACTGCTGTTCTTCGGCTGCCGCGCCCCGGACACCGATTTCCTGTATCACGACGAACTCGCGGCCTGGGCGGACGAAGCGAACCTGGACCTCCGGCCGGTCTTTTCCACCGCACCCGAAGACGGCATGAAGTACGTCCAGGAACGGCTCTGGGCAGACCGGGCGGACGTCGTCGAGCTGGTCAAGCAGGGCGCCACGGTCTACGTCTGCGGCGACGGCAAGCACATGGCTCCTCAGGTGCGCGAAACATGCGCGCTCATCTACCAGGAGGCGACCGGCGCCTCCAAGGCGGACGCCGAGGCGTGGATGGATGAGGTGGAACGCACCCACGGCAGGTACGTGGCCGACATCTTCACCTGA